One stretch of Trichomycterus rosablanca isolate fTriRos1 chromosome 3, fTriRos1.hap1, whole genome shotgun sequence DNA includes these proteins:
- the LOC134310472 gene encoding uncharacterized protein C9orf152-like isoform X1: MASACCTHWSCPCEQLIKPAAYTQETGSHPEHTDSVTLLPTNMDIAVLKEQYNSIREKQRHETRVICFRKAESDNEDICGKTLVNLVPMRQDQPSLMRPASLQDNHVDFNRDPDSATWRTHLIMYRRSCLTSDTSQLSKVNTSTKDTTSSVSVNNAECSLEEADLSHHLSKDCDETETGSLLVNKELNNCESKDLRFRKCSAPMVLTRQLSCGSYRSGHNPESPCYYPFPQLKSPRKSEAARRLGLYSSF; encoded by the exons ATGGCGTCAGCGTGCTGCACTCACTGGTCGTGTCCGTGTGAACAACTCATCAAACCCGCCGCTTACACACAGGAAACCGGTAGCCATCCAGAACACACCGACAGCGTTACTCTTCTCCCCACTAACATGGATATAGccgtattaaaagaacaatacAACTCTattagagagaaacagagacatGAAACGCGAGTGATTTGTTTTAGAAAAG cagAATCAGACAATGAGGATATCTGTGGCAAAACCCTGGTAAACCTGGTTCCCATGCGACAGGATCAACCCTCCCTTATGAGACCGGCATCTCTCCAAGATAATCATGTTGACTTTAATAGAGACCCTGACAGTGCCACATGGCGCACTCACTTGATAATGTACCGCAGGTCCTGTTTAACTTCTGACACCAGTCAACTCAGCAAGGTCAACACCAGCACTAAAGACACAACATCTTCAGTGTCAGTTAACAATGCAGAGTGCAGTTTGGAGGAAGCGGATTTAAGTCATCACTTGTCCAAAGACTGTGACGAAACAGAGACTGGCTCTCTTCTTGTCAATAAAGAGCTGAATAATTGTGAATCTAAGGATTTGAGGTTTAGGAAGTGTTCTGCACCTATGGTTTTGACCAGGCAGTTGAGTTGTGGAAGCTACCGGTCTGGTCACAACCCAGAAAGTCCATGCTACTACCCATTCCCACAGCTGAAAAGTCCCAGAAAGTCTGAGGCTGCCCGCAGGCTTGGGCTTTACTCCTCATTCtga
- the LOC134310472 gene encoding uncharacterized protein C9orf152-like isoform X2 — translation MDIAVLKEQYNSIREKQRHETRVICFRKESDNEDICGKTLVNLVPMRQDQPSLMRPASLQDNHVDFNRDPDSATWRTHLIMYRRSCLTSDTSQLSKVNTSTKDTTSSVSVNNAECSLEEADLSHHLSKDCDETETGSLLVNKELNNCESKDLRFRKCSAPMVLTRQLSCGSYRSGHNPESPCYYPFPQLKSPRKSEAARRLGLYSSF, via the exons ATGGATATAGccgtattaaaagaacaatacAACTCTattagagagaaacagagacatGAAACGCGAGTGATTTGTTTTAGAAAAG AATCAGACAATGAGGATATCTGTGGCAAAACCCTGGTAAACCTGGTTCCCATGCGACAGGATCAACCCTCCCTTATGAGACCGGCATCTCTCCAAGATAATCATGTTGACTTTAATAGAGACCCTGACAGTGCCACATGGCGCACTCACTTGATAATGTACCGCAGGTCCTGTTTAACTTCTGACACCAGTCAACTCAGCAAGGTCAACACCAGCACTAAAGACACAACATCTTCAGTGTCAGTTAACAATGCAGAGTGCAGTTTGGAGGAAGCGGATTTAAGTCATCACTTGTCCAAAGACTGTGACGAAACAGAGACTGGCTCTCTTCTTGTCAATAAAGAGCTGAATAATTGTGAATCTAAGGATTTGAGGTTTAGGAAGTGTTCTGCACCTATGGTTTTGACCAGGCAGTTGAGTTGTGGAAGCTACCGGTCTGGTCACAACCCAGAAAGTCCATGCTACTACCCATTCCCACAGCTGAAAAGTCCCAGAAAGTCTGAGGCTGCCCGCAGGCTTGGGCTTTACTCCTCATTCtga